A single Chloroflexota bacterium DNA region contains:
- a CDS encoding tautomerase family protein: MPIVTVRLMEGRTVEQKRKLVKDITDAVVKHIQVEPDQVIVNFFDMPKHNIAKAGKLRIDQ; encoded by the coding sequence ATGCCGATAGTAACCGTAAGACTCATGGAAGGCAGGACTGTGGAACAGAAGCGGAAGCTGGTGAAGGATATAACCGATGCGGTGGTGAAGCATATCCAGGTTGAGCCGGACCAGGTTATCGTTAATTTCTTTGATATGCCAAAGCATAACATCGCCAAAGCCGGCAAGCTGCGCATCGACCAGTAG